Genomic DNA from Deltaproteobacteria bacterium:
ACACCGTGTTGACCATGTGTTGATTGTTCCGGCGCGAATCATCGCGTCTTTCAAGAGGAGCGGTTTACTTATTTGTTTTCAGCTAGTTATGGGCGGCGGGCGGTTGGCTGAACCCAACACGGCCAAGTTTCAAACCCGCCCCCCTTGCTTTCAGGATTCGATGGCCGCCTACACGGCCTTCTTGAGCGGCTGCGCCTCGAAGTGCTGCTTCACCTCCGCCAGCTTCATGACGTCGGCGTACTTATGGTGCAGGTCGAACAGGTTGACCTTGTGGGAGATGATGCTGCGGTCGAAGACGCATTCCTCGACGATGGAGACATGGTAGCCGTTGGAGTAGGCGTCCACCACGCTCGCCCGAACGCAGCCGCTGGTGCTCTCGCCGCACACGATCAGCGAGCTGATGCCGAGCCGGGTCAGGTGGGCGATAAGCGGCGTGCCGTAGAAGCCGCTGGCGCGTTCCTTGTAGATGATGATGTCTTCGGGCTGCGGCGCGAAGTCCTTGTAGATCTCGAAGTCGTCCGGGTCTATCCCGGTAATCTGGCGGTTCGTGGCGTGCACCGCGGCGGGCTGCACCTCTTTTCGCGACTCGGTGGTGGTGTAGAAGATCGGCAGTCCCTGGGCGCGGGCCAGGGCGAAGAGTTCCTTGGTGGGCTCGATCGCCTCGAAGGCGTTGATGCCGCACGAGCTCTTGTATTCCTTCACCACCTCGTGCACCGGCTGGGGGCCGCCCCGGTAGGCGAGGTTGTAGAGATCGATGGCCAGCAGCGCGGGGCGCCCGCCGACGTAGATGTCCCTGCGGTAGGGCTTGTAGATGTCCATGATCTCCTCGGTGACGAGGTCCTGCCAGCAATGATCTTCGAATTTGTCCACCATGGGGGATTCTCCTTGTCGGGTGTGATGTAGACGTGATAGCGCCTCACGCTCCACGGTGTCAACAGTTTCGCCGCGCCGGCGCGTTCGCATTCGCGCGCGCCAGCCGTTAGTTTTTCCTGCCCATGTGGTTCGTGCTGGCGCTCCTGTCCGCTCTGTTCCAGGTGTTGCGCAACATCTCGATGAAGCACCTGGGACACGAGCTCGACGACATCATCAACGTCTGGGGACGCTTCACCTTCCTGTTGCCGTTCGTGGCGGTGGCCTCGGTATGGCACGGTGCCCCGGAGCTGAAGGACGGTTTCTGGCCCTGCGTCATCGGCTTCGGCGTGACCCAGTCCATCGCCACCCTGAGCCTCTCCAAGGCGCTCAAGCTCTCGGGCATCGCCATCGTCACGGCATTGTGGAAGCTGAGCCTGCTGTTCCTCGTGCTCTTCGCCTACGTGTCCCTGCACGAGATACCCTCGGCGATGGGGCTGGCGGGCGTGCTGCTCAGCACGGCGGGCGTCTATCTCCTCAACGTGCAGAAGAGCCGCATCTCGGTGTGGGCGCCGTTGCGCGAGCTGCTGGTGGACCCGGGACTTCGCTATACCCTGGCGGCGGCGTTCTTCTACGCCCCGTCGGTGGTGCTGATCAAGCTGCTGATCCTGCGGTCGGACGTCTACGTCGCCAACCTGGCGGGTTATCTGGCCGCCTCCCTCATGGTGCTTCCCCTGGCGCTCTTCCGTTCGGCGGCGCATTTCCGCGCCATCCCGCGCCACGGCTCCGCGTTCATCGCCATGGGCGTGTGCGCGGCGCTCACGAGCATCTGCCACAGCCTGGCCTACGAGCTGACCCTCACCTCCTACGTGGAGGCCGTGAAGCAGACCGAGATCCTCTTCGCCCTGGCCGCGGGCTGGCTCGTGTTCAACGAGCGCGCCCGGGTGCGCGCCATCCTTCCGGGAAGCCTGACCATCCTGGCCGGCATGGTGTTGCTGCGGTTGAGCTGACCTCGCGATGACCAGGAGAGGCAGAGCCGCCGCGACTACGCCGCCGGCCGCGGCCGGGCGCCCGGAAAACCGGAGAAGCTCGCCCGGCAACGCCGGAAGGACTAATGGGTCTAGTCGGTCTCCGCGGAGACCCGGCTCCAGGTCCAAAGGGACCGTTCGCGGTACAATCGTTCGACGTCCGTGGGCACCTCCACGCCGGCGCGCCCCAGGACCGCGGCGATGGGCCGCAACGGCAGGCCGACCGCGGCGAGGTAGTCGCCGCGGATGCCCTCGATCAGCCGGTGGC
This window encodes:
- a CDS encoding DMT family transporter; the encoded protein is MWFVLALLSALFQVLRNISMKHLGHELDDIINVWGRFTFLLPFVAVASVWHGAPELKDGFWPCVIGFGVTQSIATLSLSKALKLSGIAIVTALWKLSLLFLVLFAYVSLHEIPSAMGLAGVLLSTAGVYLLNVQKSRISVWAPLRELLVDPGLRYTLAAAFFYAPSVVLIKLLILRSDVYVANLAGYLAASLMVLPLALFRSAAHFRAIPRHGSAFIAMGVCAALTSICHSLAYELTLTSYVEAVKQTEILFALAAGWLVFNERARVRAILPGSLTILAGMVLLRLS
- a CDS encoding isochorismatase family protein, producing the protein MVDKFEDHCWQDLVTEEIMDIYKPYRRDIYVGGRPALLAIDLYNLAYRGGPQPVHEVVKEYKSSCGINAFEAIEPTKELFALARAQGLPIFYTTTESRKEVQPAAVHATNRQITGIDPDDFEIYKDFAPQPEDIIIYKERASGFYGTPLIAHLTRLGISSLIVCGESTSGCVRASVVDAYSNGYHVSIVEECVFDRSIISHKVNLFDLHHKYADVMKLAEVKQHFEAQPLKKAV